The Callospermophilus lateralis isolate mCalLat2 chromosome 3, mCalLat2.hap1, whole genome shotgun sequence genome has a segment encoding these proteins:
- the Eif5 gene encoding eukaryotic translation initiation factor 5 has translation MSVNVNRSVSDQFYRYKMPRLIAKVEGKGNGIKTVIVNMVDVAKALNRPPTYPTKYFGCELGAQTQFDVKNDRYIVNGSHEANKLQDMLDGFIKKFVLCPECENPETELHVNPKKQTIGNSCKACGYRGMLDTHHKLCTFILKNPPENSDSGTGKKEKEKKNRKGKDKENGSVSSSETPPPPPPNEISPPPHAVEEEEDDDWGEDTTEEAQRRRMDEISDHAKVLTLSDDLERTVEERVNILFDFVKKKKEEGIIDSSDKEIVAEAERLDVKAMGPLVLTEVLFNEKIREQIKKYRRHFLRFCHNNKKAQRYLLHGLECVVAMHQAQLLSKIPHILKEMYDADLLEEEVIISWSEKASKKYVSKELAKEIRVKAEPFIKWLKEAEEESSGGEEEDEDENIEVVYSKTASVPKVETVKSDNKDDDIDIDAI, from the exons ATGTCTGTCAACGTCAACCGCAGCGTGTCAGACCAGTTCTATCGCTACAAGATGCCCCgtctgattgccaag GTTGAGGGCAAAGGAAATGGAATCAAGACAGTTATAGTCAACATGGTTGACGTTGCAAAGGCGCTTAATCGGCCTCCAACGT ATCCCACCAAATATTTTGGTTGTGAGCTGGGAGCACAGACCCAGTTTGATGTTAAGAATGACCGTTACATTGTCAATGGATCTCATGAGGCGAATAAGCTGCAAGACATGTTGGATGGATtcattaaaaaatttgttctctgTCCTGAGTGTGAGAATCCTGAAACAGAACTG CATGTCAATCCAAAGAAGCAAACAATAGGTAATTCTTGTAAAGCCTGTGGCTACCGAGGCATGCTTGACACACATCATAAACTCTGCACATTTATTCTCAAAAACCCACCTG AGAATAGTGACAGTGgtacaggaaagaaagaaaaggaaaagaaaaatagaaagggcaaAGACAAGGAAAATGGTTCTGTATCCAGCAGTgagacaccaccaccaccaccaccaaatgaAATCAGTCCTCCTCCACATGCTGTG gaagaagaggaggatgaTGATTGGGGAGAGGATACAACTGAAGAAGCTCAGAGGCGTAGAATGGATGAAATTAGTGACCACGCAAAAGTTCTGACACTCAGTGATGATTTGGAAAGAACTGTAGAAGAGCGTGTCAATATTCTGTTTGATTTTGTTAAG aaaaagaaagaagagggtATCATTGACTCATCAGACAAAGAAATTGTCGCAGAAGCAGAAAGGCTGGATGTAAAAGCCATGGGCCCTCTTGTGCTAACTGAAGTTCTTTTTAATGAGAAAATTAGAGAACAGATTAAGAAATACAGGCGCCATTTCTTAAGA TtttgtcacaataacaaaaaagctCAACGATACCTTCTTCATGGTTTGGAGTGTGTGGTGGCAATGCATCAAGCTCAGCTCCTCTCTAAGATTCCACATATCTTGAAGGAAATGTATGACGCAGACCTTTTAGAAGAGGAGGTCATCATCAGCTGGTCGGAAAAG GCCTCTAAGAAATATGTATCAAAAGAACTTGCCAAAGAGATTCGTGTCAAAGCAGAACCATTTATAAAGTGGTTGAAGGAAGCAGAGGAAGAATCTTCTGGTGGTGAAGAAGAAGATGAAGATGAGAACATTGAG GTGGTGTACTCAAAGACTGCCAGTGTACCGAAAGTTGAAACTGTGAAGTCTGACAACAAGGATGATGACATTGATATTGACGCCATTTAA